TTCGTTTTATGACTTTTATCCATAGTCCTTTGGTGTGTTTTTTGTAGCTTGTATGGCGTTTTGGTTTGGGAATTTGGGGTGTTATTTCAAGAATATAACTTAAAAGCTTATCTAATTTTGAATATTATgtccttcaatttaattttgtttcagtTTATTATCGGAACTGCTGAATCAGTTACTGACAACTTGTCCATCCAAGTGGAGAATCATGCTCTTAGTCTACATGAGCAGGTAGTCCTTTTGCTTTCCTCTAATAATCAACCATGAGGTATCCTTTGAGATGGAAAAGCCATGAAAAGGGTTCAGGTGATAGGACCTTGTTTGACAATTGGTATGATATACTTTTGTGATTTACAGGATACTCTTGAGGATCTTGCTGATGCTTCCGGGACCGAATTTGAGATTcctgcaggttttgatgatcaggtatatatatgttttaactAGTTACAATTCCTGAAATATAAGCCATCTCTGATCCTACTAGACTTTATCTATCATGTACTTTTGATAAAGTTTATGAGTATCACTGATATAATACAGGTTGACATTGATGATTCCAACATGAGGACTTACTGGCTGTGATCTAGAGATATTGCTATGCACAATCAGCATGGTCTGTTCACAATGGAAACAAATGTGCACTGCTGGTTCAACTAACATTAGACTTCTAGAAATAGTTTATGTTTTATAGACAAACTATTTCTGGAAGCAGCTGTGAATTATATGATTGTAGACTTACAATTTCTTACATTAGTTCCTGTACATCCCTTTGGAACCAGATTTCATTTATATAATGTGAatagttgagttttttttaaaaaaaaccttttgcGGTATTCAAcgttgattttgtattttttgcgGTAACGCTATTCAAGGTATAATTGGATGGGAGAAAGGGGAATGAGAAACAGAGAGAAGACGAACATTGAAGAAATTTATTGTTACaccaaaataattgattacGTTTGTTCACATTAAAATGAGAATAAGCCAACtcagcaaaataaaaaagtttcaaGTCTTCAGGCAATTTTACCCAGCAAGTctcgtaaataattttttttttagttgtacAGTTCAATATAGCACATCATTTTAATTACTTCAAGCAACTTGATTGATGCTTTATGCTAAGATAATAACTTTaagaagtttttttctttaaatatatttttgtttcttgtaaTATATTCCATGTTTCTGTTTGTTTGAGGGGTACACCTGTGAACCAGGAGTCTCCACATAAGTGAAATCTGACATCACACTCTAACTCAAAATCTTAAGGCTCAGATTTATGAGtattctcctcacttatatggtatTCAATATTTCTACTTCTATacacttcacctcacacttgtaatcCAACATTATATATCCATTTATATATCCATTTtttgatgtttttgtttttataatattttgtttattttgaattagtgcttgtgaaaaaaattggtaggatcttatttatatattacaagAATTTTACAAAGACACAGAAAAAgcaatattatattataggagttgaaaaacatatatttacgtcaagtttttttttttaaaaaaatgtttctacTATATAAATATTCTCTATTTCGATCTCTTGGTGGGACAGCTTCCCACTTATGATGTACATAAATAATATGTGGGactaataaaatgaacaaaaggttgagttgttatatatatatatatatgaagcaCTTATTCCTCCAATATGACATGTTTTATGTTCTTGATAAAGTTTTCTCCAGTTGCTTTTCTAAAATCATTCTATGTTGGAGATGGCCTTAACTAATCATATTCAGCTTATACTAACAGTTATTTTCGTTAGAGCTTCGAACGCTTTTTTTTCCTACctctttaaaattgaaaataaaaagattaattacaCTTTAATCTCTTTAATCCAGATCATGCGCAATTTTCAGACATTCCtaaatatttagataaaaaaaatgagaatgcgAGGATTttagttaaaagaaaatttactaCTATGactaattttacttaatttttttttaaaaaaaaatcgaccttattgactaaaaaaatatcaaaggaTAAGAAATAAAGGCAATCCAAATCGAAGagacaaaacaaacacaattaaagccaaattaaaacaaactcCCAAATTTGATTCTACAGTAATGGGTGGTCACCAAATGTTCCCTATTATTCTTTCTTTAAATTGGGTGTGCAttgccccatttgagctaaatAAACACATGTAATCTGAGGTAGGTAACTACAGCTGGTTTGTGCGTTTCCCACGCAACCTGACCAACGAAAAATCATATTGAGGGAACGAAATAATAAAAGTGAAGCATAGGTAATGGGTTCGAAtctggaaacagcctctttgcatatgcaagggtaagatTGCGTACAACATctctcccccataccttcgcatagcgaagagcctctgtacaatggggtacgaagtttttataAGTTGGATAGTTTGAAGAAATGATTTGAGTTGGAGGGAAGATGCATGGCAATGAAAGGCAACTTTCATGCAAATACGTGGTCATAAATAGGGGGTTATTTAAAATGCGTAATTTAACTTGAAAGATAAGTATTGCAAGGCTAGGCGTGGACTGGAAATTATAAATCCATTGAAAGATAAGTAATTTAGAATGCCCAGTGGAATGGAATATGcgaatcaaaatttataaattcgcAACAttgaacaaaatttataaattcgtAACCATCAATGTTGCTTGCTTGATTCAAGTTGAATATTAGCGGCAAGTGCTACGCATCCCTTGTCTTTTTAACCAGCAGAGTTATCATGAGACATATCATATGAAAATCACTGTTATATGAATGTCATTCTCATccgttgaattaaaataaaaggctaaacattttaaattcaaattaaaaattcatttaattataaaatttttgtaaaatttatcaaacaaaaaattaaatattttaacgatttaatttattaagatcGTCATTACAATCACCACTATCACCACAACCACTGCCATCGTGATTGTTATCATGATCACTGTGCCGCCACCAACATAACTGTTATTGTCGCTACTGATAGTAACGGTGGTGTCAGTAATAGTCATGTTGGTGGTCATGAtcgtaaaaatgatttttaagattaataattaaaagaaatcaacACGATCTTAAAATCTATGATTctcataaataaaagataaacaatGCGTACATTTCTCTGTAATACGACTTCTCTccggtgcactttgatttcttGGAAGATGAGGGAAACAAGATTGCACTTTGATTTCTtggaagaaaagagaaacaagattgcactttgatttcttgaaagagaaaagaaacaagatttcactctttttattattctttctgTCTCTCTATGTTTGTGATGACCAGAGATTACACTTTAGTTCAGGAAAGGGACTTTGTTTCATATTAGTGAATATtaaccccttttataaccactactcacataattatctttaaaaactTTTCATGTTTAAcctaattacaatttaatccctaattattaattatttatttattagtcactACATAAGTTATATATCTTTCACATGAGATATTAATTCTAATAATGACGACAATCATGATAATGGTGACAATAACGACTCCAACAATTATGTTGGTGGTGACAACAGTTGACGATCACCATAGTGATTGTGATGACGATCATGATAGTTGTGACAAAAGGGTCATGACAGTGATAGTTGTCATGGTGATTATAGATTTGAGATATTTTAGAACAtcataaattaatctttaaaatatttatttttttgtataataaatctcataatttttttttataattaaatgatattttaatttgaatttaaaatattttaatatttatcttttattttaatttaaggaATAAGAATGATTGAATGATTCTcatataatacttattttatgtatatttcAAATATCATACGTACCTAACAAGAATATATGGCAAAGTAAATCAAATAAGGTATGGACGGTGGCaacaataaaagataaaaaaaaaaacttattaaaaggATGCTAACAAGTAACAACAATAACTTATAGACAATATTAAGTATGTAACTTCTTATTAACAATAATCCTATAATATTAACTCGAAGACTGTATTTATTGACAATTAGCAGAATCTAAGAAGGACAATAAAATGTCTTATCTTTCAAGAATGAGCGGAAGTCTACTTTTCGTGTGCATAAATAAGTCTCTATCCCCCTAATTCTATTTTACTTGATCTTAaggtagttttatttttaaggagAAATTAAAAACACCAATACTTCAAAGTATGTCTGCTTCACCTCATGTTTGGTTGTGTATTTGATCACTTAAAACCACTTctgcaaatttttttatgttatttggtTTCTAAAAGCACGCAATTGTATGCTCCTTCTTTTTATTACAacctttaatgtttttattattgctatatttatttttatctaaaatcgATGCTTAGTCAAGAGAACTACTTCTAAGTTCTAGTCTCAGCCTCCATGGAGAAAGCTCCACCTTGTGTCCATTCTTGTTCCCTATTGCCAAAGTTTTCAATGCTTCAATTTCTCCATCTGTTTGGTATTATTGGCTTCAAATGTGGAGGCAGTTTCAGTTTTTTgaggtaatattttttattgattgcaAATTACAATGGCCGTGGATAAGGGTTTTTTTGGTGTCAAGTTTGGTGTAGTATTTGTTTGGATTGAACGTATTACGGGATCATACAATGGGAAAAAGTTGGGCTGTCGAGGGTTTCTGGGACAAAAGTGGTGAAAGATGGTATGCTCGAATTAGTTCCATCTACATATGTCTTATGGATATTGTTCACTATGCATActtaaattaatcttaattattaaattttacatttttttagaagattaaattttatattatatattatttattcctttcattcatcttaatttttctcatttttcccTATCtatttcacatttatttttccatgattatatatatatatatatatatatattttgtttctctcttttttagaattcaataattaattttaaaaatttaatgatcaTACACAAATCATTTTAGACTATgcataacttattttttctaattctaatgGTTATTGatacttaatttaatttgactATATGTTATATTTGTTTCGTGGATTCCTCatacttaataatttatttacttatttcattcattttacTTTCATCTTATTTGCATTTTACATGtaatttcatttctttcattcgtGTTTTGCGTAAAGCAAGAAACAGCTGatcctttgttgtttttttctccAATCATGAACtttcttttgagagaaaaaagagagatttAGTTGAGAGAAAACAGAGAGATTTAGAACATTGCTGtattaacttattaatttattattagactTGAATTAAACCTCAAAATCACATGTAGTGatgatacaaataaaatataattaattattaatactattcataaaaaagaaagctCTAATTGATTTCCGGTGCAAGAAAATCCCCTTCTCATATATAATCTCCCTCATTCAAACACCATTTACTCAttacttccctttcacttttcaCAAACGCAGTTAGTTTGTTTAATTCGTCACTCTCCGTTCGAATCTCAGAAGAAACCCAGCTCTAGCTTCGATGGCGGTGGCGGGCGGCGCCGCTCCTCTCGGCTCGTCGGTGATCTCGCTGGTGAACCGGCTCCAGGACATCTTCAGCCGTGTGGGGAGCCACTCCGCCATCGACCTCCCTCAGGTTGCGGTGGTCGGCAGCCAGAGCAGCGGCAAGTCCAGCGTCCTCGAAGCCCTCGTCGGCCGCGACTTCCTCCCTCGCGGCAACGACATCTGCACGCGCCGCCCCCTCGTCCTCCAGCTCGTCCAAACCAAACCCCCCTCCCAGGAAGAGTTCGGCGAGTTCCTCCACTTGCCTGGCCGCAAGTTCCACGACTTCTCCCAAATTCGCGCCGAAATTCAGGTGAATTTCAAtcgaatttgaatttgaactttACTCAAGTGCCATATCACTGTTTTTGTTGATGTAGGCTGAGACTGATAGGGAAGCTGGAGGGAACAAAGGTGTGTCTGATAAGCAGATTCGTTTGAAGATTTTTTCGCCCAATGTTCTCGACATTACGCTTGTGGATCTCCCTGGCATCACCAAGGTTCCTGTTGGCGACCAGCCTTCGGATATCGAGGCTCAAATTAGAACCATGATCATGTCCTATATCAAAACTCCGACCTGTCTCATTCTCGCGGTGACGCCGGCGAATTCAGATTTGGCGAACTCGGATGCTCTCCAGATGGCTGGAATTGCCGATCCTGATGGTGGATTTTTTATTCCTTGTGTCTGAAGTGATTATCATTTTGTGTCTATCTGATTGGTGGTGGTGATTGGATTTTCTAATTTGTCTTTCTTTTGTGTTGCAGGGAACAGAACAATTGGTGTCATCACGAAGGTATAGGCTTATAGTGCTGTACTGTTTTAAATGTGTGAACGTTTTTGTTAAGTTTGCTGTGGTGTTTCTGTTTACTGACAAGTGTGGGGGTGTGTTGTGTTGGTTGTAGTTGGATATCATGGATAGAGGTACTGATGCCCGGAATCTGTTGCTAGGAAAAGTTATTCCCCTCCGACTTGGTTATGTTGGTGTTGTGAATCGTAGTCAAGAGGTAATGATGTTATTCTACCAGGTCATCATAGCTTGCTTGCAAATTGGTCGGCCGACTTGCTGTTTTTAAAAGAATTGGTTGGTTGGCTGGTTTGCTGATCGTAATTGTATGTGTAATGCTGAAATTTACTTGTTTGTTTTCACGCCAAATTAGGATATTCTAATGAACCGTAGTATAAAGGATGCTCTTGTTGCTGAAGAGAAGTTTTTCTGCAGTCATCCTGTAAGGAAGTACCATTGTTTTGtaataatcaatattttcaCATCTATATACTGATTTAATTTATGCTTTTCAAGATATACAGTGGCCTAGCAGATAGTTGTGGTGTTTCTCAATTGGCAAAGAAGTTGAACAAGGTAAAGAATTTGCAATGTTGAAAACACAAATTAGCTTGTTACTGTCTCAAATGTTGGCCTTAAATGCATCTTCTGCATACTCTTTTTCTTAGAAATTCCCTGAAAGATCTTAGCATTACGAATTCTTATAGGATTCCAGTATCTGAAGTTAAAGCATGACATATGTTTATTTGCTTGTATATCTCTGCAGATTCTTGCACAACATATCAAGGCTGTGTTACCAGGGCTGAGAGCACGTATAAGCGCTTCACTAGTGACTCTTGCGAAAGAACATGCAAGCTATGGAGAAATCACAGAGTCCAAGGCATGTGTTAATATTTGGATGTGTCCTTATAACTTATCAATGTTAAACTGACACGTTTCTACTCTGACTGGTCATTTACCTAATTTTATCCATGATTCTTTGCCTCCTATAGGCTGGACAGGGTGCTCTTCTCCTTAATATTCTTTCAAAATACTGTGATGGTACTTAGTCATCCCTTTTATCTGGTTTCTTATCTCTTCAACTTTTACATctgttatttaatttcatttttttcatattcatttATTGGTATTCCTTATATAACTACCTTCCAAATTTGATTATGtcatcttttcttcttgttgaaAACAGCATTCTCCTCCATGGTAGAGGGAAAGAATGAGGAGATGTCTACATTTGAGCTTTCTGGGGGTGCACGAATTCATTACATTTTTCAATCCATCTTTGTGAAGAGCTTAGAGGTAGTAGATACTTATATAtggtagtttttattttatttatatacccaatattttttaaaatttattaaaattatgattataaataatactaataagtaGCAAGTATAATATATAgaaataatagtttttaataaGCTAAATATTCTGTTTGAGTTCACATGATCATTTGATTGTAAGTGTTGAactaaaacttcttttttttcacttgTTTTAATAGTCTAACTCTGTATAATCaaactataaattatataattgaaatcTAATTGAATGATTTCTAGGGAAATGGAAAAATGTATTAATTTCATATGGCATTTATATAATGTAGATTTTTTAGGCAACAGGcaaaatatatgttttacaCTTTCACTCCATTGAACCACCCAATGATCATGTTCCTCTGTTCATTTCTTCAATGCTAGCTCCTGAGTCCTATTATATAatgcaataaaattttatcttacaGGAGGTGGATCCATGTGAAGATTTGACTGATGATGATATTCGCACAGCCATACAGAATGCCACTGGACCTAAATCAGCACTGTTTGTTCCAGAAGTAGGTCTAATCGCCCTCTTATTGCACACACACCCCTGATATTTTCTTAGTTGAAACCACATTCTTATCCTAccaaatatgtaaattatttggcCAACTGAAAAAATACTTAtctattattttcatgttattaGGTCCCATTTGAAGTGCTTGTACGCAGGCAGATATCTCGACTATTGGATCCAAGTCTTCAGTGTGCTAGGTTTATATATGATGAGTTAATGAAGGTAAGGGTTTATGACTTGCTATTTCTGCTTCTTTACTTCACCACCTTACAAATATGTGCTAAATTAAAATCTCTTCTCTTCAGATCAGCCATCGATGTATGGTCACTGAATTGCAGCGGTTCCCTTTCTTGAGAAAGTGCATGGATGAAGTTCTTGGGAACTTTTTACGAGAAGGCCTAGAACCCTCGGAGACTATGATAACACACGTCATAGAAATGGAGGTATGCTGAGATTTggcttatttgatatttttaaagtataaatgTATACTTGCTCCTCCTACTGCAATTATGTTAAAAGCAGATGCTGAAAAATATAGTTGAGTGCTAAGGTTATGGAGTCTAAACTTGGTTGCACAATACAAACCTatcaaaataatgatttatgCCTTAGTTATCAATACTGGTCATTGTCACTTGTCTCCCAAAATGCAGTGGTAGGATAGAGGATAGCAGGATGATTACTATAACAAAGATTATACATACAAGATCAATAGATTATACAATATAGATAGAAATGCTAAAGTTACCCAAAATTGAAGATTATTCATAAGTTATGATCAACGTTATAAATTAAACAGGCAATCAGCATTAATCTAAGCCATATTAACTAGTAAATTAAAAAGCAATAGCATTATGGTTGTGGTTGAGTGGATGATGACATGACTGATAAGAGCAATAAGAATGTAGGaatgaagcaaaaaaagaagagagaattagtagaaaaaatcaaacatgtcATGTGAACAGAGACCGAGGGAAGGGAGTTggataaaagaataaagaacaAAGACAAATTAGGGGAATATGAATAGTGAAATATAAAGAAAGAACACCActccccaaaaaaataaagaacataCACTTGAGCTATGATGCCTAATGTGAACAGAGACTAAAGGAAGAAAGGTAGAAGCTTTGAACAATGATGCCTGTACACTGAGAAGCAGTAAGGTTGTAAAAAATATTGGGTTGACCGGAAATGACATCGACAAGTAGTGGCCACAAATGAATAAAGGTTgtacttcatatttttttcatccaaacaGAGGTCAAATTTTACATTGTGTTGTATAACACCTCGGACGAATCGCACCGAAATCAGAGGAATCTAGAGGCTCTACAGGTATGAGACTGtatagttgaaaatgacttaaaggaattaattgatacTACTTATACTAATAAGATGTATTTACTTTTCGGTAGCTCATCACATAAGAACTCCACAGTTAAGCGTGTTTGACTTTGAGTAATTATGAGATGAGTGACCTTTTGGGAAATTTCTTGGAAAGTGTGTGAGTGAGGAAAAAACATGTCAAAAAGTCtcatgttaatttgtgagaCAATCAATGATCCTGAAAGAAATCTAGCGGTGTTAGAACTGGTTGTTGATGTCTTGGAAAGGACTACCTATGGAGGGTTCTGACTAAGGAGGAATTGAGTGAAGTGTCATCGTGTGAAATGTAATAGTGTATGAGCCGCCAAGAAGTCGATAATGAGGAATGCTACATGTTGAAGACAAAAACCTATATCTATATGTTTTAGATGTAAAAAGAGGTCAAATCACAAAATATCCAAAAGTTTGAtcattcagattttttttttgggtaggaaaggggggggggggggggttgtaaAGTAGGGGTTTTTACCAAAACAATGCTCCACAATGTAAGCCTTGTAGTGCCCTGTGGTAGCATTGTGCCACTCTGATGCTATATTGTGTTTTTCGCTACCCTGATTTATTAAACAACTGACATTGAAACCTAATACTGGAATGCAACTCATAGTAGTTTCACACTTCATACTTCGACCTATctctcataattttattaatgctGGTCCACACGGTGCCATATAGAGTGTGTTATTTACCAATTTCAACTATGGTCTTTGACCTATTTCTCGTACTTTTTTATTAAGCAAAACTTCTATTCCTTCTCACACAAACAGAAGGAATTAATTACTTCTAATGGAGTTGTTTGGTATGTGAAGCCCTCATTTCTTAGAATATGTCTTGCTTCAAATTTTATCAGATGAGATTCAGGTTTCAGATATTTCATCAAGACTGAAATGTGTTCTATATACTGCTTGCTAACTTGGTTGACATTGACTTTGTATTCTCTGTCTAAGTATTAATGAGGCCTTTTTCTTGAAAATAAGGTTAATCCATACAGACTTGAAAATGTTGAGAATCTTGTGGGATCTACTACTCTAGTAGAAAGTAGAAACCTTAAGACTTAGCTTATTAATGTCAATAGTGATGTCAATCTATCTGATGAAAAACTTAAATTCCTTGTCGATAATTTCTTATTCAAACTACACCAATTTACAGATGGACTACATAAACACTTCccacccaaattttattggcgGAAGTAAGGCAATAGAAGCTGCAGTGCAACAAACCAGGTCTTCTAGAATTGCTTTACCAGTTTCTAGGGTGAAGGTATACATATTATGGCCTCTCATCCAGTTATATGCTCTGTTTTTCATGCTAGACATGAATGCTAATTTATGCTCTCCT
This region of Glycine max cultivar Williams 82 chromosome 7, Glycine_max_v4.0, whole genome shotgun sequence genomic DNA includes:
- the LOC100815086 gene encoding dynamin-related protein 3A isoform X1, which gives rise to MAVAGGAAPLGSSVISLVNRLQDIFSRVGSHSAIDLPQVAVVGSQSSGKSSVLEALVGRDFLPRGNDICTRRPLVLQLVQTKPPSQEEFGEFLHLPGRKFHDFSQIRAEIQAETDREAGGNKGVSDKQIRLKIFSPNVLDITLVDLPGITKVPVGDQPSDIEAQIRTMIMSYIKTPTCLILAVTPANSDLANSDALQMAGIADPDGNRTIGVITKLDIMDRGTDARNLLLGKVIPLRLGYVGVVNRSQEDILMNRSIKDALVAEEKFFCSHPIYSGLADSCGVSQLAKKLNKILAQHIKAVLPGLRARISASLVTLAKEHASYGEITESKAGQGALLLNILSKYCDAFSSMVEGKNEEMSTFELSGGARIHYIFQSIFVKSLEEVDPCEDLTDDDIRTAIQNATGPKSALFVPEVPFEVLVRRQISRLLDPSLQCARFIYDELMKISHRCMVTELQRFPFLRKCMDEVLGNFLREGLEPSETMITHVIEMEMDYINTSHPNFIGGSKAIEAAVQQTRSSRIALPVSRVKDALESDKGSASERSGKSRSILARHANGVVADQGVRAASDVEKVVTSGNTGGSSWGISSIFGGGDNRVSVKEMTASKPHTEPVHTVQSFSTIHLREPPPVLRPLESNSETEAVEITVTKLLLKSYYDIVRKNVEDLVPKAIMHFLVNNTKRELHNVFIEKLYREDLFEEMLQEPEEVAKKRKHCRELLRAYQQAFKDLNELPLEAETVERGYSLPETTTGLPKIRGLPTSSMYSTGSLGDYYEASPKNTKSRKSSHSGELQSPFHDSNGNGGPYTSGFNPMADE
- the LOC100815086 gene encoding dynamin-related protein 3A isoform X2 codes for the protein MIMSYIKTPTCLILAVTPANSDLANSDALQMAGIADPDGNRTIGVITKLDIMDRGTDARNLLLGKVIPLRLGYVGVVNRSQEDILMNRSIKDALVAEEKFFCSHPIYSGLADSCGVSQLAKKLNKILAQHIKAVLPGLRARISASLVTLAKEHASYGEITESKAGQGALLLNILSKYCDAFSSMVEGKNEEMSTFELSGGARIHYIFQSIFVKSLEEVDPCEDLTDDDIRTAIQNATGPKSALFVPEVPFEVLVRRQISRLLDPSLQCARFIYDELMKISHRCMVTELQRFPFLRKCMDEVLGNFLREGLEPSETMITHVIEMEMDYINTSHPNFIGGSKAIEAAVQQTRSSRIALPVSRVKDALESDKGSASERSGKSRSILARHANGVVADQGVRAASDVEKVVTSGNTGGSSWGISSIFGGGDNRVSVKEMTASKPHTEPVHTVQSFSTIHLREPPPVLRPLESNSETEAVEITVTKLLLKSYYDIVRKNVEDLVPKAIMHFLVNNTKRELHNVFIEKLYREDLFEEMLQEPEEVAKKRKHCRELLRAYQQAFKDLNELPLEAETVERGYSLPETTTGLPKIRGLPTSSMYSTGSLGDYYEASPKNTKSRKSSHSGELQSPFHDSNGNGGPYTSGFNPMADE